From the genome of Eublepharis macularius isolate TG4126 chromosome 12, MPM_Emac_v1.0, whole genome shotgun sequence, one region includes:
- the GJD3 gene encoding gap junction delta-3 protein → MGEWGFLSSLLDAVQEHSPMVGRFWLVVMLIFRILILATVGSDVFDDEQEEFDCNTRQVGCKQICYDLAFPISHYRFWVFHIVVLSAPAVLFVIYSMHQTTKINRSQEEVEEGETNKAGQKGQACFKLQPSQRSQNIQTFYMVNVVVRILAEIGFLIGQWMLYGFQVGYQYICKHPMCPHLIDCFVSRPTEKTIFIQFYFMVGLVSALLSLVELAHLFFKDRCRRRRTIAPPASASYEQQDNWSNQKHEKSQHFLGTTDDGANGMPAHDGIPNRYEPPAHFHHKSSTKSSRSSRSCARADLTV, encoded by the coding sequence ATGGGAGAGTGGGGGTTCTTGAGCTCCCTTCTGGATGCGGTGCAGGAGCACTCGCCCATGGTAGGACGTTTCTGGCTGGTGGTGATGCTCATCTTCCGCATCCTAATCCTGGCCACAGTGGGCAGCGATGTCTTTGACGATGAGCAGGAAGAATTTGACTGTAACACGCGGCAGGTAGGGTGCAAGCAGATTTGCTACGACCTGGCTTTTCCCATCTCCCACTACCGCTTCTGGGTCTTTCACATTGTGGTGCTCTCTGCCCCAGCCGTCCTCTTCGTCATCTACTCCATGCACCAGACCACAAAGATTAACCGTAGCCAGGAAGAAGTTGAAGAGGGAGAGACTAACAAGGCTGGACAGAAGGGCCAAGCATGCTTCAAGCTCCAGCCCAGTCAACGCAGCCAAAACATCCAAACCTTTTATATGGTTAATGTCGTGGTGAGGATCTTGGCAGAGATCGGCTTCCTTATAGGGCAGTGGATGCTTTATGGCTTCCAGGTGGGATACCAGTACATCTGTAAGCATCCTATGTGCCCTCATTTGATTGACTGCTTTGTCTCTCGGCCAACTGAGAAGACCATCTTCATCCAGTTCTACTTCATGGTGGGGCTGGTTTCAGCTTTGCTCAGCTTGGTGGAGTTGGCGCATCTCTTCTTCAAGGACCGGTGCAGGAGACGCCGCACTATcgcccctcctgcctctgcctcttaTGAACAGCAGGACAATTGGTCCAACCAGAAACATGAAAAATCTCAGCACTTTCTTGGCACGACCGACGACGGAGCCAATGGTATGCCAGCTCATGATGGGATTCCCAACCGCTATGAGCCCCCAGCCCACTTCCATCACAAAAGCTCCACCAAGAGCAGCAGATCTTCTCGCTCTTGTGCCAGAGCCGACTTGACAGTGTAA